A single window of Nicotiana tomentosiformis chromosome 1, ASM39032v3, whole genome shotgun sequence DNA harbors:
- the LOC138906486 gene encoding uncharacterized protein, giving the protein MPKAKAPMPRPPPPYPQRIAKKNIEYQFKKFINIMKSLSINVPLVEALEKMPGYAKFMMDLVTKKRSINCETIKMTHQVSAIVRSMALKLEDPGAFTIPCTIGSANFAKALCDLGASINFDSLLGVQNFGNWATKTHIYEVINGGSYYEETIGPFLTTGKAFVNVEAGELTFRVGDDKVVFHVCKCMRKPNSNAVCSFVDLVTEEIVDDSSAMMNVDDTFGGHIA; this is encoded by the exons atgccaaaggccaaggcaccaatgccaaggcctcctcctccataccctcaaaggatTGCCAAGAAAAATATCGAGTACCAATTTAAGAAGTTTATTAACATAatgaagagcttatccattaatgtgccattggttgaggcattGGAAAAAATGCCCGGCTACGCAAAGTTCATGatggatttggtgacaaagaaaagatcaataaattgtgagactatcaagatgacacatcaagtgagtgctattgtgcgcTCAATGGCTCTGAAATTGGAAGATcctggtgctttcacaatcccttgcactattgggagcgctaactttgccaaagctctatgtgatctaggggcgagtatcaactttgATTCTctactcggtgttcaaaactttgggaattgggcaactaagacccacatctatgaggttataAATGgaggatcgtactatgaagagaccattgg acctttccttactACGGGGAAGGCTTTTGTTAATGTGGAAGCTggtgagctcaccttccgggtgggtgatgacaaggtggttttccatgtatgcAAATGTATGAGGAAACCGAATAGCAATGCAgtttgttcttttgtggacttagtgaccgaggaGATTGTTGATGATtctagtgccatgatgaatgttgatgatacttttgGAGGCcatattgcttaa